One genomic region from Xenopus laevis strain J_2021 chromosome 2L, Xenopus_laevis_v10.1, whole genome shotgun sequence encodes:
- the tmprss2.12.L gene encoding transmembrane protease serine 2, with the protein MESEVGDPPAYCEHVDIHHDVHHHHHHDTPHYHESATQCDPPPYSEHANTHHQNIPHYPTPIPSNVYESLPNPNANLSPLYVPEEPTQSVNVAGQKNEGALWNARNRSIARTNSIIFVFIAIIIIIAVLCWRFGTATSCQVSCGTSSNCVLVSQWCDGVNQCPNGADESNCMRMYGPNFQLQAYSPNKATWLPVCADFWTENTGQTACQDIGYSLSSYSTSDKMAASSSDGFVRLSNYAVSGKIFANFNYSSTCSSGHVVSLRCIDCGLTTNGDSRIVGGNSASIGEWPWQVNLQYDASSLCGGSIIAANWIVTAAHCVDGDASSPSLWKAFVGKLVMPSNYDSSAYYVDKIIVHPNYSSQTKHNDIALMKLKKSIVFNSVSRPVCLPNYGMQWEEGQECWISGWGTTSQGGSISTVLKKAMVPLISPTTCNKTYMYNGAITSSMICAGYAKGGVDSCQGDSGGPLVTKTNSLWWLIGDTSWGDGCAKANKPGVYGNMTVFLQWIYLQMQTYS; encoded by the exons GGCGACCCGCCAGCATATTGTGAACACGTTGACATTCATCATGAcgtccatcatcatcatcatcatgatacTCCCCACTACCATGAATCCGCAACGCAGTGCGACCCTCCTCCATATAGTGAACATGCCAACACCCACCATCAGAACATTCCCCACTACCCCACGCCCATACCAAGCAATGTTTATGAATCCCTTCCAAACCCAAATGCCAATCTCTCCCCTCTGTATGTCCCTGAAGAACCTACACAATCAGTAAATGTGGCTGGTCAGAAGAATGAAGGTGCATTGTGGAATGCGA ggAATAGAAGCATTGCACGTACCAACTCAATCATCTTTGTCTTTATTGCTATAATAATCATTATTGCTGTACTTTGCTGGCGTTTTG GAACGGCAACAAGTTGTCAGGTGAGTTGCGGCACATCTTCAAACTGTGTACTTGTATCCCAGTGGTGTGATGGAGTAAACCAGTGTCCTAATGGAGCAGATGAAAGTAACTGCA TGCGGATGTATGGACCAAACTTCCAGTTGCAGGCCTACTCACCAAATAAAGCAACATGGCTGCCGGTGTGCGCGGATTTCTGGACTGAAAACACTGGACAAACAGCTTGCCAGGACATTGGATACAGCTT GAGCAGCTATAGCACAAGTGACAAAATGGCGGCCAGTTCGAGTGATGGATTTGTCAGGCTCAGTAACTATGCTGTGTCAGGAAAGATATTTGCaaactttaattacag tTCTACCTGTTCCTCGGGTCATGTGGTCTCATTGCGCTGTATAG ACTGTGGTTTGACCACAAATGGAGACAGCCGGATAGTAGGCGGAAACAGCGCTTCTATAGGAGAGTGGCCTTGGCAAGTAAATCTTCAGTACGATGCCAGTTCTCTCTGTGGTGGGTCAATCATCGCTGCCAATTGGATTGTAACTGCTGCTCACTGTGTAGACGG GGATGCCTCTTCTCCTTCTCTATGGAAGGCTTTTGTTGGGAAATTAGTAATGCCAAGTAATTATGACAGCAGCGCCTATTATGTGGATAAAATCATAGTGCATCCCAATTATTCCTCTCAAACAAAGCACAACGACATTGCACTGATGAAGCTTAAGAAATCGATTGTATTCAACA GCGTCAGCAGACCTGTATGCTTACCTAACTACGGGATGCAGTGGGAGGAAGGGCAGGAATGTTGGATATCTGGATGGGGAACTACATCCCAAGGAG GGTCTATTTCTACTGTTTTGAAAAAAGCTATGGTGCCTCTTATTTCACCCACTACATGCAATAAAACTTATATGTATAATGGAGCCATCACTTCTTCTATGATATGTGCAGGTTATGCCAAAGGAGGAGTAGACTCTTGCCAG GGTGATAGTGGAGGCCCACTGGTTACCAAAACCAACTCTTTGTGGTGGCTTATTGGGGACACAAGCTGGGGAGATGGTTGTGCCAAAGCCAATAAACCTGGCGTGTATGGAAACATGACTGTGTTTTTGCAATGGATATATTTGCAGATGCAG ACCTACAGCTGA